Proteins encoded by one window of Halichondria panicea chromosome 8, odHalPani1.1, whole genome shotgun sequence:
- the LOC135339547 gene encoding uncharacterized protein LOC135339547, with protein sequence MASAPRPSKTWRVQSYLEQRDREWPHEGKHVLAQYDEETVVVYQAYCPEIADYAVKHQCFGGGKFSYSRMSWIKTNFLWMMYRAGWATKSRQDRILAVWLKREGFDQILSLALTGHDEKEKGAKRSPVRLQWDPDHTPSGTCEQRRAIQLGLRDEVLASYGKEWIVQIKDVTEFVNEQYEHVKKNQLSELKVAEERVYPVTNTETAAQIYVDTLK encoded by the exons ATGGCATCAGCCCCCAGGCCCAGCAAGACGTGGAGAGTGCAATCGTACCTGGAACAACGAGACAGAGAATGGCCTCACGAGGGGAAACATGTTCTGGCACAGTACGATGAGGAGACTGTGGTAGTCTATCAGGCTTACTGTCCGGAGATAGCAGATTACGCTGTCAAGCATCAATG ctttggTGGTGGTAAATTCTCGTACAGTCGTATGTCGTGGATCAAGACCAACTTCCTGTGGATGATGTACAGAGCTGGCTGGGCCACCAAGAGTCGTCAGGACAGGATACTGGCTGTGTGGCTCAAGAGGGAAGGATTCGATCAGATACTCTCCTTAGCTCTGACCGGACATGATGAAAAGGAGAAAGGGGCTAAAAGATCACCAGTACGACTCCAATGGGAcccagaccacaccccctctggTACTTGTGAGCAAAGGAGGGCTATTCAACTTGGCCTGAGGGATGAg GTGCTGGCATCATATGGCAAAGAGTGGATTGTACAGATCAAAGATGTGACTGAGTTTGTGAACGAACAGTACGAACATGTGAAGAAGAACCAACTGAGTGAACTGAAGGTTGCCGAGGAGAGGGTCTATCCTGTCACCAACACAGAGACAGCTGCTCAAATATATGTGGACACTCTCAAATAA